In Rhodothermus marinus DSM 4252, a single genomic region encodes these proteins:
- a CDS encoding sodium:solute symporter family protein, with protein MPPVLLGIGLYVLAQLLIGAWVSRRVRTEADYLVAGRSLGYGLTTFTVFATWFGAETCIGSAGSIYTEGLAGGTADPFGYGLCLLLMGLLFAVPLWRRGLTTLADLFRQRYSPTVERMAVLLMVPSGLLWAAAQIRAFGQVLAASSGWEVDLTITLAAAVVVVYTISGGLLADAWTDLIQGIALIIGLIVVGIAVWQQEGVTLAAVPVERINPFHGYASWLDALEAWAIPVVGSVLSAELVARILGARSAEVARRSSLVASGLYLLVGLIPVTLGLLGPQIMPGLEHPEQLLPLLAARYLHGVLFVAFAGALVSAILSTVDSALLVASSLVSHNLIVPLFPGLTERQKVWIARGGVAFFGIVAYVGALYAEGVYALVEEASAFGSAGLFVVILFGLFSRRGGPRTALATLGMGMLSWVLGAYLLNWPHPYLNSLAAALGTYLIGMLLERTPAPPRPVAAP; from the coding sequence ATGCCGCCGGTATTGCTGGGGATCGGCCTGTACGTGCTGGCGCAGCTACTGATCGGCGCCTGGGTTTCCCGTCGCGTGCGTACGGAGGCCGACTATCTGGTGGCCGGTCGTAGCCTGGGCTACGGCCTGACCACGTTCACCGTGTTTGCCACCTGGTTCGGAGCCGAGACCTGTATCGGTTCGGCCGGGTCGATCTATACCGAAGGGCTGGCCGGTGGCACAGCCGATCCATTCGGCTACGGCCTGTGTCTGCTGCTGATGGGGTTGTTGTTCGCCGTGCCGCTCTGGCGACGGGGGTTGACCACGCTGGCCGATCTGTTCCGGCAGCGCTACAGCCCGACGGTCGAGCGCATGGCCGTGCTGTTGATGGTCCCTTCCGGGCTGCTCTGGGCGGCCGCGCAGATCCGGGCCTTCGGGCAGGTGCTGGCAGCTTCGTCGGGCTGGGAAGTGGACCTGACGATCACGCTGGCGGCCGCCGTCGTGGTGGTCTATACGATCTCGGGCGGTCTGCTGGCCGACGCCTGGACCGATCTGATCCAGGGCATTGCGCTGATCATCGGGCTGATTGTGGTCGGGATAGCCGTCTGGCAGCAAGAAGGGGTGACGCTGGCGGCCGTACCCGTGGAGCGCATCAATCCCTTTCACGGCTACGCCTCCTGGCTGGATGCCCTGGAAGCCTGGGCCATTCCGGTAGTGGGCTCGGTGCTTTCGGCCGAGCTGGTGGCTCGTATCCTGGGGGCGCGTTCGGCCGAGGTGGCCCGCCGCTCGTCGCTTGTGGCTTCCGGACTCTATCTGCTCGTCGGCCTGATTCCGGTCACGCTGGGGCTGCTGGGGCCGCAGATCATGCCGGGCCTGGAACATCCGGAGCAACTCCTGCCACTGCTGGCCGCCCGCTATCTGCACGGCGTGCTGTTCGTGGCGTTTGCCGGCGCGCTGGTTTCGGCCATTCTCTCGACGGTCGACAGCGCGTTGCTGGTGGCCTCGTCGCTGGTCTCGCACAACCTGATCGTGCCGCTGTTTCCTGGATTGACGGAGCGCCAGAAGGTCTGGATCGCCCGGGGCGGCGTGGCCTTTTTCGGGATCGTGGCCTACGTGGGAGCGCTGTATGCCGAGGGTGTCTATGCGCTGGTGGAGGAGGCGTCGGCTTTCGGGAGTGCCGGGCTGTTCGTGGTGATCCTGTTCGGGCTGTTTTCGCGGCGGGGCGGGCCGCGCACGGCGCTGGCCACGCTGGGCATGGGTATGCTTTCCTGGGTGCTGGGCGCCTATCTGCTGAACTGGCCGCACCCGTACCTGAACTCGCTGGCCGCCGCGCTGGGGACGTACCTGATCGGTATGTTGCTGGAGCGCACGCCGGCACCACCCCGGCCGGTGGCGGCTCCCTGA
- a CDS encoding type IX secretion system plug protein domain-containing protein: MACAGARESGRQGSRAAQRPAPTVSTVGPELQPDAETVGQVQLYRGDDERQWPILLLGGRERLTLRFDLLTDRGRPLSVYFYHADHAWRRDLMPIEYLEAFARDDLTDYAPSEHTAIPYQHYVYRFPNDNIRFRLSGNYILRVTEQGQEEAVLFERPFFVVEGRTRVEVSPANFPGAQAFPSVQLMARFRPPDELAGAVFDYVVCFARNGAFEAMRCSRRALLDEQPVLSFLLEEPFPPEPADYLLDLSVLRPGGQIERVERSAVPPEVWLAPDYVRFGGSDTDPLLAGQSVIGGVVRDAPGDPHRTAEYVRVHFRLEPERPWRQPLWLVGSFSGWLRRPSYRMRWNPDRRRYEGEALVKQGWHAYRYVLDGVRSVRANAGALPRSENIYTAFVYYRDASRGSDRLLGIGNQTGQ, from the coding sequence ATGGCCTGTGCGGGCGCCCGTGAAAGCGGCCGGCAGGGGTCGCGTGCCGCACAACGTCCGGCGCCGACGGTCTCGACGGTGGGCCCCGAACTGCAACCCGACGCCGAAACGGTGGGGCAGGTCCAGCTCTACCGGGGAGACGACGAGCGGCAATGGCCGATCCTGCTGCTGGGCGGCCGCGAGAGGTTGACGCTCCGGTTCGATCTGCTGACCGATCGGGGACGGCCGCTTTCGGTCTACTTCTACCATGCCGATCACGCGTGGCGGCGCGACCTGATGCCTATCGAGTACCTCGAGGCATTTGCGCGGGACGATCTGACCGACTATGCGCCTTCGGAGCACACGGCCATTCCCTACCAGCATTACGTCTATCGCTTCCCCAACGACAACATCCGCTTTCGCCTGAGCGGCAACTACATTCTGCGCGTTACCGAGCAGGGGCAGGAGGAGGCCGTGCTGTTCGAGCGTCCCTTCTTTGTGGTGGAAGGCCGCACGCGGGTGGAGGTCAGTCCGGCAAATTTCCCGGGCGCGCAGGCTTTCCCGTCGGTGCAGCTGATGGCCCGCTTCCGGCCGCCGGACGAGCTGGCCGGGGCTGTGTTCGACTACGTGGTCTGCTTTGCCCGCAACGGCGCTTTCGAGGCGATGCGCTGTAGTCGCCGGGCGTTACTGGACGAGCAGCCGGTGCTGAGCTTTCTGCTGGAGGAGCCGTTTCCGCCGGAGCCGGCCGACTACTTGCTGGATCTTAGCGTGCTCCGGCCGGGCGGGCAGATCGAACGGGTGGAACGCTCGGCGGTGCCGCCGGAGGTCTGGCTGGCACCCGACTACGTGCGTTTTGGCGGGAGCGACACCGATCCGCTGCTGGCGGGCCAGTCGGTGATCGGCGGGGTCGTGCGCGACGCGCCGGGTGATCCGCACCGGACGGCCGAGTACGTGCGCGTGCATTTCCGACTGGAGCCGGAACGCCCCTGGCGGCAGCCGCTGTGGCTGGTGGGGAGCTTTTCCGGGTGGCTCCGGAGGCCTTCCTACCGGATGCGCTGGAATCCGGATCGACGGCGCTACGAAGGAGAAGCGCTCGTCAAGCAGGGCTGGCACGCCTATCGATACGTGCTGGACGGCGTGCGATCGGTTCGGGCCAATGCCGGGGCCCTTCCGCGGTCCGAGAACATCTATACGGCGTTCGTCTACTACCGCGATGCGAGTCGGGGAAGTGATCGGCTGCTGGGCATCGGGAATCAAACCGGACAATGA
- a CDS encoding tetratricopeptide repeat protein codes for MPRGRTPGIAGCGLVYAGLGVALWPVPVLGLLHVESAALVALVAFFVAGWWAWGHFRRGGRLADALRWQLLLLLIPWTLLSLTVLWRPNCDYLRGLGFFLLFPTASVVLAVALAEALHSAGVQHGRRWLVGIGLGLCTLPVAYDLLLHPQLYTYNHVFGGVLGPLYDEDPALRPGLLSFRALTLLWALWLALVARFHRVPHLLQPGWWPALSGITLLLGVFYLLAVPLGFNTSTAALERALPGRVTQGAVTLHYDLQWMTPEEAKLRALRAAYDYERLARRLGIAEPEPVQVFVFGDPERRAQLTGARYTSVALVWLAGPQVHLLLDRFDRSITHELAHVLVRGWGIPLLGISPRIGLVEGLAVAVEPPDGRPTPHEQAAVAATLARDRNALLTEQVAALLSPRGFWTSRSAVAYTLTGSFVRYLLDRYGPAPLRQVYRGWSFRAAYGRGVDSLLADWERFLLRMPYVDRSAYALMKRRFDVPSLFERRCPHYVPAHARLYEAARWALVRGDTLRAEGLLTQALRQKPDFLPALERWAHLQLLRGHADTVRARLAGADTTRTLRLRLHRADALALTGAADSARALYRTLYYAWPSYDLSGRGALALRYAVAARPDSLRHLLRRLENPRERCNIGVLNVSWAQTLPPGWDATLHRAVQWWRLGCVGDSLNTIADGRALVASLRRAGAFNLAACVQETIAWRTWLHNIYPERRSVCCAYCAW; via the coding sequence ATGCCGCGCGGGCGAACGCCGGGGATAGCAGGCTGCGGCCTGGTCTATGCCGGTCTGGGCGTGGCGCTCTGGCCGGTGCCTGTACTGGGACTGCTGCACGTGGAGTCGGCCGCGCTGGTAGCCCTGGTGGCCTTTTTCGTGGCGGGCTGGTGGGCGTGGGGGCATTTCAGGCGGGGTGGTCGTCTGGCGGACGCTTTGCGCTGGCAGCTCCTTTTGCTCCTGATTCCCTGGACCCTGCTCTCGCTGACGGTGCTCTGGCGGCCCAACTGCGATTACCTTCGCGGTCTGGGGTTTTTCCTGCTGTTTCCGACCGCAAGCGTCGTGCTGGCCGTGGCGCTGGCCGAGGCGCTGCACAGTGCGGGGGTGCAGCACGGCCGCCGCTGGCTGGTCGGGATCGGGCTGGGCCTGTGCACGTTGCCGGTTGCCTACGATCTGCTACTTCATCCCCAGCTCTACACGTACAACCATGTCTTCGGAGGCGTGCTCGGGCCGCTCTACGACGAAGACCCGGCGCTGCGTCCGGGGCTCTTGAGTTTCCGGGCGCTGACGCTGCTCTGGGCGCTGTGGCTGGCGCTGGTGGCTCGCTTCCACCGGGTGCCCCATCTGTTGCAGCCCGGATGGTGGCCGGCGCTGAGCGGCATTACGCTGTTGCTGGGCGTCTTCTATCTGCTGGCCGTGCCGCTGGGGTTCAACACGTCCACGGCGGCGCTGGAGCGTGCACTTCCCGGTCGAGTGACGCAGGGAGCGGTAACGCTGCACTACGATCTCCAATGGATGACGCCGGAGGAAGCGAAGCTGCGGGCGCTCCGGGCCGCCTACGACTACGAGCGGCTGGCCCGGCGCCTGGGCATTGCAGAGCCTGAGCCCGTGCAGGTGTTCGTCTTTGGCGATCCCGAGCGGCGTGCGCAGCTGACCGGGGCGCGTTACACGAGCGTGGCGCTGGTCTGGCTGGCAGGGCCGCAGGTGCACCTGCTGCTGGACCGCTTTGATCGAAGCATTACGCACGAGCTGGCGCATGTGCTCGTGCGCGGCTGGGGCATTCCGCTGCTGGGCATTTCGCCGCGGATCGGCCTGGTCGAGGGGCTGGCGGTGGCCGTGGAGCCGCCGGACGGACGCCCGACGCCGCATGAGCAGGCGGCCGTGGCCGCCACGCTGGCCCGGGACCGCAACGCATTGCTCACTGAACAGGTCGCGGCGCTGCTCAGCCCCCGGGGGTTCTGGACGAGCCGCAGCGCCGTGGCCTATACGCTGACCGGTTCGTTCGTGCGCTATCTGCTCGATCGCTACGGGCCGGCGCCGCTACGTCAGGTGTACAGAGGGTGGTCATTTCGGGCGGCTTACGGCCGCGGGGTCGACAGCCTGCTGGCCGACTGGGAACGGTTTCTTCTGCGCATGCCCTATGTGGACCGGAGCGCCTACGCGCTCATGAAGCGCCGCTTTGACGTGCCGTCGCTGTTCGAGCGACGCTGCCCGCACTACGTGCCGGCACACGCGCGCCTGTACGAGGCGGCCCGGTGGGCGCTCGTGCGGGGCGACACGCTCCGGGCCGAGGGGTTGCTGACACAGGCGCTGCGCCAGAAGCCCGACTTTCTTCCGGCGCTGGAACGCTGGGCGCATCTGCAGTTGCTCCGGGGCCATGCCGATACGGTCCGGGCGCGGCTGGCCGGAGCCGACACGACCCGGACGCTACGCCTCCGGCTGCACCGGGCCGATGCGCTGGCGCTTACCGGGGCGGCCGACTCGGCGCGGGCGCTGTACCGAACGCTCTACTATGCCTGGCCGTCGTATGATCTGAGCGGGCGCGGTGCCCTTGCGTTGCGCTACGCGGTGGCGGCTCGGCCGGATTCGCTCCGGCACCTGCTGCGCCGGCTCGAAAATCCCCGCGAGCGCTGCAACATCGGCGTGCTGAACGTATCTTGGGCACAGACGCTACCGCCGGGCTGGGACGCGACGCTCCACCGGGCGGTGCAGTGGTGGCGGCTGGGCTGTGTGGGAGATTCCCTGAACACGATCGCAGACGGTCGGGCGCTGGTGGCCTCGTTGCGAAGAGCCGGCGCTTTCAATCTGGCCGCCTGCGTGCAGGAGACGATCGCATGGCGTACATGGCTGCACAACATATATCCCGAGCGCCGCTCGGTCTGCTGTGCCTACTGTGCCTGGTGA
- a CDS encoding DUF3078 domain-containing protein — MLAQEADTVQVVWKKSLSTRLSATQAAFSNWAEGGLNALALSGAVNGTFERISPSWRQLYDVRLTLGVVKQDTLEVRKAEDLIRLAASLQYRGDGFFSLFNPTMSADLRTQFAPGYNYTKNPFGDGRKPPVKVSDLLAPAIFNQALGLTYQPDGWFRQRLGVGAKETIVLIKRLRTLYGLEPDQAVRFEVGVESRTELDRELFENVRLKSRLGLFAAFNKPDLPDMLWENLLEMQVNSWLGTSLEVVALYDRDVSSEVQLKEVFSLGITIKLL; from the coding sequence GTGCTGGCTCAGGAGGCCGATACGGTGCAGGTGGTCTGGAAGAAAAGCCTGAGCACACGCCTTTCGGCCACGCAGGCGGCGTTCAGCAACTGGGCCGAGGGTGGCCTGAACGCGCTGGCGCTCTCGGGTGCCGTCAACGGTACGTTCGAGCGAATTTCGCCGTCGTGGCGGCAGCTCTACGACGTGCGGCTGACGCTGGGCGTGGTCAAGCAGGACACGCTGGAGGTGCGCAAGGCCGAGGACCTGATCCGGCTGGCCGCTTCGCTCCAGTATCGGGGCGATGGGTTTTTCAGCCTGTTCAATCCGACGATGTCGGCCGATCTGCGCACGCAGTTCGCTCCAGGCTACAATTACACCAAGAATCCGTTCGGCGACGGGCGCAAGCCGCCGGTCAAAGTGTCGGATCTGCTTGCGCCGGCCATTTTCAACCAGGCGCTGGGTCTCACCTACCAGCCGGACGGCTGGTTTCGGCAACGGCTGGGCGTGGGTGCCAAGGAAACGATCGTGCTGATCAAGCGCCTGCGTACGCTCTATGGTCTGGAGCCGGACCAGGCCGTGCGCTTCGAGGTGGGCGTCGAGTCGCGCACGGAGCTGGACCGGGAGCTGTTCGAAAACGTGCGGCTGAAGTCGCGCCTGGGGCTTTTTGCGGCTTTCAACAAGCCGGACCTGCCCGACATGCTCTGGGAAAATCTGCTGGAGATGCAGGTCAATAGCTGGCTGGGCACCAGCCTGGAAGTGGTGGCGCTCTACGATCGCGACGTGAGCAGCGAAGTCCAGCTCAAGGAGGTGTTCTCGCTGGGCATCACGATCAAGCTACTCTGA
- a CDS encoding histone H1 has protein sequence MSRFDQLRDLVLGLEQDFKKFYEKGNKAAGTRIRKAMQELKKLAQEIRVEVQEKKKAM, from the coding sequence ATGAGCCGCTTCGATCAACTCCGCGATCTTGTCCTGGGACTGGAGCAGGATTTCAAAAAGTTCTACGAAAAAGGTAACAAGGCCGCCGGCACGCGCATCCGTAAGGCGATGCAGGAACTGAAAAAGCTGGCCCAGGAGATCCGCGTAGAAGTTCAGGAGAAAAAGAAGGCCATGTAA